The following proteins are co-located in the Nerophis lumbriciformis linkage group LG22, RoL_Nlum_v2.1, whole genome shotgun sequence genome:
- the pde6hb gene encoding retinal cone rhodopsin-sensitive cGMP 3',5'-cyclic phosphodiesterase subunit gamma, with product MNAGPPASSALAPGATTGPTTPKKGPPKFKQRQTRTFKSKAPKPGQKGFGDDIPGMEGLGTDITVVCPWEAFGDMELSDLAKYGII from the exons ATGAACGCCGGCCCCCCAGCATCGAGCGCCCTGGCCCCTGGTGCAACCACGGGCCCCACCACGCCCAAGAAGGGCCCGCCCAAGTTCAAGCAGAGGCAGACCCGCACGTTCAAGAGCAAGGCCCCCAAACCGGGCCAGAAGGG CTTTGGTGACGACATCCCGGGCATGGAGGGTCTGGGCACCGACATCACGGTGGTCTGCCCCTGGGAGGCCTTCGGAGACATGGAGCTCAGCGACCTGGCCAAATACGGCATCATCTAA
- the LOC133615352 gene encoding retinoic acid-induced protein 3 produces the protein MLADYRKHTMAFPLPLPLLLLVFLGHAPSPGSCQPSPANVSTTTSPASNVSSQKVPGCGADLDPAYRFLCDREAAWGIVLETLAASGFLFSALLLLGLLLWSLWVCVSLRNQRSNIGGTVACMSMFLLATAGIFAVTFAFIVRLGPETCPTRVFLFGVFFSLAFSCLLARCLALLGFAAARGWGEAGMALGLFVVQVIISTEWLILVLVRDERPCEYSQEEFVMLQIYVMCLLAISLILAMHFLCRSCATYSYSYAGATHQQSRQQAVLLFLTLALSAAVWVAWVTMLVRGNPKLDRRPQWDDPLLAMALVANGWVLLTGHGLSQAAFLCRGEAKAKEYPLSFEGWTSPSADIPGLNSPKGGNENGSFENEPENRRGRRVDASLRSPYEAGFSMTEVAGSKDYSIPRPQSTNLTEPYDDYYGPL, from the exons ATGCTGGCAGATTACAG GAAGCACACGATGGCGTTCCCCCTCCctctccccctcctcctcctggTCTTCTTGGGCCACGCCCCCTCGCCAGGTTCTTGTCAGCCGTCGCCGGCCAACGTCAGCACCACTACGTCGCCCGCCTCCAACGTGTCCTCCCAGAAGGTTCCGGGCTGCGGCGCGGACTTGGATCCAGCCTACAGGTTCCTGTGCGACCGCGAGGCGGCGTGGGGCATCGTCTTGGAGACCCTGGCCGCCTCGGGCTTCCTGTTCAGCGCCCTCCTCCTGCTGGGCCTGCTCCTCTGGTCCTTGTGGGTCTGCGTCTCCTTGCGGAACCAGCGCAGCAACATCGGCGGGACGGTGGCCTGCATGTCCATGTTCCTGTTGGCCACGGCCGGCATCTTCGCCGTCACCTTCGCCTTCATCGTCCGCCTGGGCCCCGAGACCTGTCCCACCAGGGTCTTCCTCTTCGGGGTCTTCTTCTCGCTGGCCTTCTCCTGCCTGCTGGCCCGCTGCCTCGCTCTGCTGGGCTTCGCCGCCGCCCGCGGCTGGGGGGAGGCCGGCATGGCGCTGGGGCTCTTCGTGGTGCAGGTGATCATCTCCACCGAGTGGCTGATCCTGGTCTTGGTGAGGGACGAGCGGCCCTGCGAGTACAGCCAGGAGGAGTTTGTCATGCTGCAGATCTACGTCATGTGCCTGCTGGCCATCAGCTTGATCCTGGCCATGCACTTCCTGTGTCGCTCCTGCGCCACCTACAGCTACAGCTACGCCGGCGCCACCCACCAGCAGAGCCGGCAGCAGGCCGTGCTCCTCTTCCTCACGCTGGCGCTCTCCGCCGCCGTCTGGGTGGCGTGGGTCACCATGCTGGTCAGGGGGAACCCCAAGCTGGACCGCCGCCCACAGTGGGACGACCCGCTGCTCGCCATGGCGCTGGTGGCCAACGGCTGGGTGCTGTTGACGGGGCACGGCTTGTCGCAGGCCGCCTTCCTCTGCAGGGGCGAGGCCAAGGCCAAGGAGTACCCGCTGAGCTTCGAGGGCTGGACCAGTCCGAGTGCCGACATCCCGGGACTCAACAGCCCCAAGGGGGGGAATGAGAACGGAAGCTTTGAGAACGAGCCGGAAAACCGAAGAG GCAGACGAGTGGACGCCTCGCTGAGATCGCCGTATGAAGCTGGCTTCTCCATGACG GAAGTGGCGGGCAGTAAAGATTACAGCATCCCTCGGCCTCAGAGCACCAACCTCACAGAACCTTACGACGACTATTACGGGCCCTTGTGA